The genomic stretch TTCATTCTCTTCCAAAACAATTAACTTAACATTTAAGTGTTGCTATAAAGTGAAAGCAAAACTAATGAGGCCTGTCATTACAATACCCTTCTAAGTTTAACCTTGGTCGGCGGCCTCTATGTAAATCATTTTTGAAACTTTCCTGAATAAGCGAGTCTGTTAGACCCTGAGGAGGGCCGTGCTGAATGTAGCAGTTTGCCCTTCCAACTAATTTTGATGACAAATTCTCAATTAACTATGACTGATAATGTCACATCAGCACCTTCAGTTGGTCAAAGCACCATTACTCAGAAGGACAAGAGGGACAGGACTGTGCACACGATCAAGAAGATTTATTGAGtggcaaaatgtgtttgttaaacTTTGCTGTTAGCTGGAGCAAAACATTGGACACCTTGTGTATTTGCCAGTGAAAACGTGTAACTGAAGAAACTCTCACAGGCAAAAACCTGACAATTCTTTTCACACTTGTTTGGATTTAAGGACAGGTGTTGTGAATACTGAGTCTTCAAGCATCAAATACAGCACCACTCAaactatatttttcatttgtgaacAAGGAGGGGACTAATCCTCTTGGTTGATGTCTTGCACAAAGACTGAATAATTTCTTGCACGGCTATTCTCATTCCTTATTTTTCAGCCATTCAAAGTTGATCCTTAATTTTGCATTGGAATTAGCCCTGCAGTGCCAGTCGTATAAACCAGACATATATAAATGTTTGTTCTCATCATGAATAGACTGAATAAATCCTACCTTGGGAAAACAACTTTCCAAGTAACAGTGTAAGACTTCTGTTTTGCCTTTCTGCATAACTGATGAACCTGAAGTATGATTAAAATACAATGTatctttttgaatatttttagtCCCAGTCTAGTGGTGTGTGATCTGTTGAAacacatttaatcaaattaatgcATGTTCTAGGAAATGTATCTGTTGTGTGGACAGACATTTTTTGAGCTCCAGGTAGAGGTGAGTTGGGCCTGTTGTCAAGCAGGGCTATACATTTTATGTACTAGTCTGAACCTTGAAAGGGTGACCCAGTGTTATTTTGACACaggtatataaagatggacaacagacagctccccaaaagtgaagccaaaacatgtCGATTGCctcctggtggctggctgcagtataggtcataaaccccgccccctccatgttagtagatgggacatgagccaaactaaaaaaaatcaaagtacatgtcaaataaattattcccaaagatggtttatgtcattttaggtagttcttagcatgatgatgtatgttcaagtgttcgtttttttgataagtttggttctaattagttagaTATAAAAAGGGAGTTTCACTTCATGAATGACAGCTGAGGCCGACTTCTGCGACtgagtcggccgggtgtatgggcgggacctcgataccgcggctcaaaccccgatcactactgtgCCAACTCTGGCTCCAATGTCGTCACCAGctcaagatggcagctcccgtatccagGATATATTGGCTTCactttttgtacagtgggaggaagtggagtcgtccatctttatatacagtctacgGCTGTGACCTACAAGATATTGGATCAGGTCGTGTACCTTGAAAAGGTAGTCAGAGGGATTCTTCTCCAAGTAGGCATCCAAATAAGATTGAATTGTCTCCAGTAGGTGGCTGAAGCTGAAACTCATGAGGAATGGATGGTAAGTTTCCCTCTGTGTCACTATTGTCGACAGCTTAACGCCCAAGTTCTGTTGAAAAACATTAGTTGTTAAGCATTAAAATCATTCTAGGCCACCAAGTATTCCAGTATTGACCTTGTGCTTTTGGAAAGAAAAGAGGCAataatggacacacacacctgtgggAATTCATGGTTATCCTCAAACCACTTGAGGGCAGAGACAGCAGAAGATCTTTGGCCTTTCTCCAAGCACACAGCGACAGACTAGGAACAGGGAAAATGCATCAGATACTTAACACTCAAAATAAGGACAAAGCATTCCTGCGTGACATCAGGACTTTAATCTATCTTATTCTTTAAACTGGTGATATCAATACCTAGCACACTGTAGCGTTCTCCAGAATTacttttcagtcagtcagtcacaccAGGATACATTTAAAGCCATGTGTGGACATTCTCTGATCTTGTGTACATACAAACCCCCCAAATAATCTGCATGATTACCTGGACAAGCAAAAGGGTGGTAATGTTTTTGAACAAACTTTCGTCTTCCACAGTGTTCTCTAGCTTTGACCATATTTTGGCGGCAGACATGAGAGGCATCACGCGGTCATCCTCTTCAAACTGGACATCTGGGGAAAAACAGTGTATTACATGGTAAAAACAGGCCATTAAGGTTTTTGcgagtgtgtgtacatttgtactTATGTGTGTATGCAGAGTACAGAGGCACAGggtacatttttaaaccatgaaTTTCAGCTTGAAGTTACGTTTGATATTACAGTTGTTATAACAAACTAGGTCATCAAAATATTGACTCCATGTCTCTTATGTCTATGCAGTTTTACAAGAGCTTTAATCTCAGCTGGGATCAGTTTCAACTGGAAAACATCCTCAGGCATAAATTGTAAACAGACCCCCAAATAATCAACACTTTTTGCTCATATAAATGATTTTTATGGGAAATTTACAGAGTGGCTTAAGACTtttgtatgtattatatatatatgtttttgtgtaaatgACAAAGTTTGAATAACAAATGGATTTATAATAATAAGCTGTTGCTGCTGAGAAGCTGTGGCAGGTCATTGCTGTTTCTATTGGAATGTATGCTGCAAGTTATACAGTAGGTTCTGACCTCTGCAGTACTAACACCCAAACATTATTGCTGCTGAGATAATGTATGCACATGTAGAAAGGTGTATAAGAGGGAGGCCTAATTCAGCTTCCGATTGTGACAACTTACCCAATTGCTTTCCATGCATGACTCTAGCAAGGAATGCACATATCATAGTTTTCTCATCGTAGAGGTCTCCTTTCAGAGACGGACTCTGAGAAATGGCTAAAAAATTCACAAAACAGTGTTAGCCACTAGGTCTTCAAAACTTTACAAAGATAGTGTCTCTGTTGTAACATGTATGTAACAATTAACTGTTTCCCTTCCTCATTACTGATATGGCAAATTTTAATGCAGGTATCAGGGGTAAAACTATGATAATTTGTTCATTATGGTTTCTTAGTGATTAATAGTTATTGTAGCTGTATGAACCCACACTTTACTGTAGGTTATTGTAGCTACTCGGGTCAGCTTGAGAGGAGTTTTAGCCACAACATGGTGGCTAGCAAcagctgttttttatgttgAGGAGTTACACAATTACTGAATGTATCCCTAAATATTAATGGAGTTATGCTATCGCATAAATTTAATCTTCCCTTGCCCCCTCAACATCGCCCTTCGCGTGCAATTATATTTCTGCATTGGACCTTATTTAAACAATAATATTACAGCTTTATTTTGACTTCGAACTTAGATGGTATTACTCAGAGTTTTGGTTGTTAACCACGACAttgtattttgaatttaatatGACGTTAGCTATAATTTACGAGGTTGTTTCTGTTTTGCCCATTTTTGCGCACAAATTATTAACGAACTCTTAAAAGTTTTATCGCTACCCCCGATACCTCCGGACTTAGCATAGATGCTGCCTGGATAATTTAAATGAGTAGTTGACGTTAAGTACGATAAGTTAACTATGCTAATGATTTGTTAGCTGTGAATAACTTACCCTCTAAAGTCGAAAGCGTTTCATTGAATTCATCATGTTTGCCTTCCTTGAAACACCGACACAAACTTACAAACATAAAGTCCAACATCCACCCAGTAGCAACAGCGGTAACATGGGAAAAACTGTCACTTCCATCTGTACAGCTTGTATCTGTAACGCttttattgttaatttcagGCTCCATGTTTGTATTTGCAGTTTGGTTCTTCTTCTGGAACTAgtttcatttcttcttcttctttgaaagGTGTTTGATTTCCGCGCGCTTTGTGTTACTTTGTTGTCTTGGCAGCCTGCAGCGCCATCTGGCGTTTGGGAGGAGTAGCCACAAATACCGTTTTCACACAAATTAATATGATATATCAGTgaccaaaacattaaaacccATGGAAACctaattttcatttaaatgttttttttttgtttgaactgTGTCAGAGCAAAGTTGACTCAACTCTATGGTAATTTTTCCAAGTTGTGAGTTGGACTGCATTACAgtgaaatatgtatatgtaaatgcACTGAGTCTGGGGATACAGTTTTTCCAGGCAGCCAGTCCATAAAATGAGATTAACTTGTTTACTATATTATTCCATTGGCCAAAATGCAACCCAAACGACACATATTATGGCTTTGGGCTTACAATAGTGCCGCAGAATAAAGCTTGTTCTTAAAACTTAAATATGTTAATTTTACATGTTATTGACATGGGTCGGTGATGATGTCTGTGCTCATTTTACTTAAgtccaaattaaaaatgtcccTGGTGTGTAGGCTGAAAAACTTTAGAAATCCACACACAAGATTGTTATATATTAGATACTGTAATTATAATCCTCTGTGACACAATGGATGTAATAGATACTGTCATTCTAGCCCCATGtgatacaataaatacagtaataGTAGGCCTATACATTAGCATAATGCATTATTAACCTCTTTACTTTCTGTTAGAGTGTATGGGTTCCttcagtattttcattttaaagacatTACATGCCAGAGCTTCTGGATCAGAGGTTTTGGGGCTCAGTACGCAACAAAAATGTGGAGATCCATTAATTGCATCTAATGGAATGGAAAGCATTTCCCTTCAGTGATAAATCATTTATCAACCAGTCACGCCAGATTGCTGAGTTGTCTGCACTTCTGgatatgaaaaacaactttcCATATCTTCTTGCAGCAAATGCAATATCAGTTTTAATTAGCGCTATGTATTTATATGCCCATATATTTGTATCATGTTATGTAATGATCCTTATTATGCAAAAAATGCATCCACAAAATGCTGATCCTACAAAAAAAAGCTGCTAATTTGTAGAGTGGAGAACACccgacacacaaacacacgagttatatacacatttatttgttattctGCATATGCTAATAGACATAATGGGGAACAATGCTCTACAGAAATGTTGACATACATGTGCCATAACAAAGTGTTCTGTGGTCACATAATTGTTCGGACTACTACATGCATTCAAAGATGTTGCTTTGTACAGAAACAGTCTGTAGCTCAGAAGGTGTCTAACAATAATGTTCTCCAAAgctgaacagaaaaacaagtcaaaaacaaaaaatgtaagaGGCAgaatacacagaaaaataagaagaaacaATGCTTTATGCATTTTAGGGA from Siniperca chuatsi isolate FFG_IHB_CAS linkage group LG19, ASM2008510v1, whole genome shotgun sequence encodes the following:
- the terf1 gene encoding telomeric repeat-binding factor 1, whose protein sequence is MEPEINNKSVTDTSCTDGSDSFSHVTAVATGWMLDFMFVSLCRCFKEGKHDEFNETLSTLEAISQSPSLKGDLYDEKTMICAFLARVMHGKQLDVQFEEDDRVMPLMSAAKIWSKLENTVEDESLFKNITTLLLVQSVAVCLEKGQRSSAVSALKWFEDNHEFPQNLGVKLSTIVTQRETYHPFLMSFSFSHLLETIQSYLDAYLEKNPSDYLFKAATKMVQSSQNVEVLEDMGTQDGSLSEPANESTEDRKKKEKTVCLRTKRKLLSTKMADVWKPDDTCKKAFVSLRRISKNELSQMTSEKSMDAPKIQKTRKPPQKWTPQLDKYLKKGVKCHGQGKWSRILMDYDFEGRTGTMLKDRWRVLMRAHKVG